The proteins below come from a single Geobacillus thermoleovorans genomic window:
- the ald gene encoding alanine dehydrogenase: protein MIIGVPKEIKNNENRVAITPAGVLSFVQAGHTVLIEKEAGVGSGFSDSDYARAGAQIIERAEDVWAQADMVMKVKEPLPSEYGYFRPGLILFTYLHLAADPELTRALKESGVIAIAYETVQVGRTLPLLTPMSEVAGRMAAQIGAQFLEKPYGGKGILLGGVPGVARGKVTIIGGGVVGTNAAKVAVGLGADVTIIDLNADRLRELDDIFGNQITTLMSNPMNIAEAVAEADLVIGAVLIPGARAPKLVTEDMVKAMKPGSVIVDVAIDQGGIVETSDHVTTHDNPTYVKHGVVHYAVANMPGAVPRTSTIALTNVTMPYALQIANKGVIQAITDNPALELGVNVANGEITYEAVARDLGYRYVPVREALGKTLAAN, encoded by the coding sequence ATGATTATTGGAGTGCCAAAGGAAATCAAAAATAACGAAAACCGTGTCGCTATTACGCCGGCTGGCGTATTGTCGTTCGTTCAGGCAGGACATACGGTGCTCATTGAGAAAGAGGCAGGGGTTGGAAGCGGTTTCAGCGACAGCGATTACGCCCGTGCCGGAGCACAAATCATCGAGCGGGCGGAAGATGTTTGGGCGCAAGCCGATATGGTGATGAAAGTGAAAGAGCCGCTGCCAAGCGAATACGGCTATTTCCGCCCAGGTCTCATTTTGTTCACCTATTTGCATTTGGCCGCCGACCCGGAGTTGACACGCGCCTTAAAAGAAAGCGGCGTCATCGCCATTGCCTATGAGACGGTGCAAGTCGGCCGCACGCTGCCGCTGTTGACACCGATGAGCGAAGTCGCCGGACGGATGGCGGCGCAAATCGGGGCGCAATTTTTGGAAAAGCCGTACGGCGGCAAAGGCATTTTGCTTGGCGGCGTCCCAGGCGTCGCCCGCGGCAAAGTGACGATCATCGGCGGCGGAGTCGTCGGCACGAACGCAGCGAAAGTCGCCGTCGGCCTCGGGGCAGATGTCACGATTATCGACTTGAACGCGGATCGCCTGCGCGAGCTTGACGACATTTTCGGCAACCAAATTACGACGCTCATGTCCAACCCGATGAACATTGCCGAGGCGGTCGCAGAGGCCGACCTTGTCATCGGCGCTGTCCTCATCCCAGGGGCGCGGGCGCCGAAGCTCGTCACCGAGGATATGGTGAAAGCGATGAAACCGGGTTCGGTCATCGTCGATGTCGCCATCGACCAAGGGGGCATTGTCGAGACGAGCGACCACGTCACAACACATGACAACCCGACGTACGTCAAACACGGCGTCGTCCATTATGCGGTCGCCAACATGCCTGGAGCCGTTCCGCGCACCTCGACGATCGCCTTGACGAACGTCACCATGCCATACGCCTTGCAAATTGCCAATAAAGGCGTCATCCAAGCCATTACAGACAACCCGGCGCTTGAGCTTGGCGTCAACGTCGCCAACGGCGAAATTACGTACGAAGCGGTCGCCCGCGACCTCGGTTACCGCTACGTCCCTGTCCGCGAAGCGCTCGGCAAAACGCTGGCTGCCAACTAA
- a CDS encoding glycoside hydrolase family 32 protein — protein MKSEREQKLIEQAYAEVEKYETLVNRDRYRLRYHLMPPVGLMNDPNGLIDWNGTYHVFYQWMPFRTGHGAKFWGHYTSPDLVHWQAAPIALAPSEWYDKDGCYSGSAISCDGKLVLFYTGNVKDEQGNRQTYQCMAVSEDGIHFTKKGVVITLPDGYTAHFRDPKVWRYQGHWYMILGAQSESGDGKAVLFRSADLCHWEHLGPIAGGNMNGLGPFGYMWECPDLFPLDGQDVLIVCPQGLKPDGMRYQNVYQSGYFVGRFDYERAEFLHGTFEELDRGFEFYAPQTMLDRNGRRILIGWMGVPDQNEDRQPTVSHRWVHALTLPRELRLTGGKLRQTPVEELKQLRKQKVAYPSATVVNELRSWPGLEGDAIELRLDNIELFGSMMEIYFRHAARLVYNSDEGVLTLERKSFVNGLTEKRQCRLPRLRSLHVFLDTSSIELFVNDGEETFTARFFPHPDDQTIFFGAHGHLQMDIEKWEL, from the coding sequence ATGAAATCCGAACGCGAACAGAAACTTATTGAACAAGCATACGCTGAAGTCGAAAAATATGAGACTCTTGTCAATCGTGACCGGTATCGGCTTCGCTACCATCTCATGCCTCCTGTCGGGTTGATGAACGACCCAAACGGGCTGATCGACTGGAACGGAACGTATCACGTCTTCTACCAATGGATGCCGTTTCGCACCGGCCATGGCGCCAAGTTCTGGGGGCATTATACATCCCCAGACTTGGTTCATTGGCAAGCAGCGCCGATTGCGTTAGCGCCAAGCGAATGGTATGACAAAGATGGCTGCTATTCCGGCAGTGCGATTAGTTGCGATGGAAAGCTCGTGCTGTTTTACACTGGCAATGTGAAAGATGAACAAGGAAACCGCCAAACGTACCAATGCATGGCCGTATCGGAAGATGGCATTCATTTTACAAAAAAAGGCGTCGTCATTACACTTCCGGACGGATATACGGCCCATTTCCGCGATCCGAAAGTATGGCGGTATCAGGGCCATTGGTATATGATCTTGGGGGCGCAAAGCGAAAGCGGCGATGGAAAAGCGGTGCTGTTTCGTTCCGCTGATCTTTGTCATTGGGAGCATCTTGGCCCAATTGCTGGCGGCAACATGAACGGGCTTGGTCCGTTTGGCTATATGTGGGAATGCCCAGACTTGTTTCCATTAGATGGGCAAGACGTGCTCATCGTCTGCCCGCAAGGATTAAAACCGGACGGCATGCGCTACCAAAACGTCTACCAGTCAGGTTATTTTGTCGGCCGCTTCGACTACGAACGGGCCGAATTCCTTCACGGGACGTTTGAGGAGCTTGATCGCGGCTTTGAATTTTACGCCCCGCAAACGATGCTTGACCGGAACGGGCGGCGCATCCTCATCGGCTGGATGGGTGTGCCGGATCAGAATGAAGACCGCCAGCCGACAGTGAGCCACCGCTGGGTGCACGCGCTCACCTTGCCGCGCGAACTTCGCCTCACTGGCGGCAAGCTGAGACAGACGCCAGTGGAAGAGCTGAAACAGTTGCGCAAACAAAAAGTAGCATATCCAAGCGCCACTGTGGTGAATGAGCTGAGGTCATGGCCGGGACTCGAGGGAGATGCGATCGAACTTCGCCTCGACAATATCGAACTGTTCGGAAGCATGATGGAAATTTACTTTCGCCATGCGGCTCGCCTTGTTTACAATAGTGACGAAGGGGTATTGACGCTTGAACGGAAAAGCTTTGTGAACGGGCTGACGGAGAAGCGGCAATGTCGATTGCCACGTCTTCGTTCGCTTCATGTTTTCCTTGATACGTCATCGATCGAACTGTTCGTCAATGATGGTGAAGAGACGTTCACTGCGCGGTTTTTTCCGCATCCGGACGACCAAACGATTTTCTTTGGCGCTCATGGGCATCTTCAGATGGACATCGAGAAATGGGAATTATAA
- a CDS encoding PucR family transcriptional regulator translates to MSYDTDPFRGEFDSLEEFADRVSDVLKCPVTIEDANHRLIAYSAHDDYTDPARTATIISRRVPEKVINSLWKQGAIPALLKSREPVRVPPIHDVGLGSRVAVSIWKNDEVIGFIWVLETNRTLSPEEMEWLKLAAKAAKNKVLQLYMRKNKKEERVQELFWKLLTGHIAREDDIRAHLAAMQIPTAPQFAIVVFRFAADLTAEMERQISYLLQTTQQLPLLLYTTDGRDVILLAAPKTDQPLKELNAFIESFAAKMKERFHIHDVQCGFGGVYGAYRLIEKSYREALAVLALKEKLGDEIKSVYGYAQLGIYQFFDFLLEQKRQGEWTNPALTKLQSYDQKHHSDLVKTFETFFDHNENAQETADVLNVHPNTLAYRLKRIADIAELDLNDMNQKIKLYIDIKLAKYEARG, encoded by the coding sequence ATGTCTTATGATACCGACCCGTTCCGCGGCGAATTTGACAGCCTTGAAGAGTTTGCCGACCGCGTCAGCGACGTGCTGAAATGCCCGGTGACGATCGAAGATGCGAACCATCGGCTCATCGCCTACAGCGCCCATGACGATTACACCGATCCGGCGCGGACGGCGACGATCATCAGCCGGCGCGTCCCGGAAAAAGTGATCAACAGCTTATGGAAACAAGGCGCCATCCCGGCGCTGCTCAAAAGCCGCGAGCCGGTGCGCGTGCCGCCGATTCATGACGTCGGCCTCGGCAGCCGCGTCGCTGTGTCGATCTGGAAAAACGATGAGGTGATCGGTTTCATCTGGGTGCTCGAAACAAACCGGACGCTTTCGCCCGAGGAGATGGAATGGCTGAAGCTGGCGGCAAAAGCGGCGAAAAACAAAGTGCTGCAGCTGTATATGCGCAAAAACAAAAAAGAAGAGCGGGTGCAAGAGCTGTTTTGGAAGCTGCTCACCGGCCACATTGCGCGTGAAGATGACATCCGCGCTCATCTCGCCGCGATGCAAATCCCGACCGCACCGCAGTTTGCCATTGTCGTTTTCCGCTTTGCCGCCGATTTGACCGCCGAAATGGAGCGGCAAATTTCCTACTTATTGCAAACAACCCAGCAACTCCCGCTCCTTCTTTATACGACCGACGGCCGCGATGTGATTTTGCTGGCGGCGCCCAAAACCGACCAGCCGCTCAAAGAGCTGAATGCATTCATCGAGTCGTTCGCCGCCAAAATGAAAGAACGATTTCACATCCACGATGTGCAGTGCGGGTTTGGCGGCGTGTACGGCGCCTATCGCCTCATTGAAAAAAGCTACCGCGAAGCGCTCGCCGTCCTGGCGCTGAAAGAAAAGCTCGGCGATGAAATCAAGTCGGTTTACGGCTATGCCCAGCTTGGCATTTACCAATTTTTTGATTTTTTGCTTGAACAAAAGCGGCAAGGGGAATGGACCAACCCAGCGTTAACGAAGCTGCAATCGTACGACCAGAAACACCACAGCGACTTGGTCAAAACGTTTGAAACGTTTTTTGACCATAACGAAAACGCGCAAGAAACCGCCGACGTCCTCAACGTTCACCCGAACACGCTTGCTTATCGGCTCAAGCGGATTGCCGACATTGCTGAGCTTGATCTCAATGACATGAATCAAAAAATCAAATTATACATTGATATTAAATTAGCGAAATACGAAGCGCGCGGTTGA
- a CDS encoding glycosyltransferase family 2 protein has product MRPSVSVVIPTYNRPYPLAELLESLSRQTYKPFEVIIVNDGGVPVHDVVVLYPELDIRLIDRRDNEGHVAARNAGVQAARGEFIMLCDDDDLVLPCHLERMVAALEHADFAYADAEIVQYRVENDQRVPSARFLFAYEYDLEAMRTFSTYVPSGSVYRKSLHDEIGCFDPSVHHYWDWDFFLRAAVVCRVARVAAATVLYAFSPDGDNVSRQVGGKRRQYLRRLCEKHGLGDLPVKNFWLLLDEPEVAKRRADTEVIWNGQPIVSRFWMQKKAGWR; this is encoded by the coding sequence TTGCGTCCGTCCGTGTCTGTCGTTATTCCGACGTACAATCGCCCGTATCCGCTTGCCGAGCTGCTCGAGTCGTTAAGCCGGCAGACGTACAAGCCGTTTGAGGTCATCATTGTCAATGACGGCGGCGTTCCGGTTCATGATGTCGTCGTCTTGTACCCGGAGCTTGACATCCGTCTCATCGACCGCCGCGACAACGAAGGACATGTCGCGGCCCGCAACGCAGGCGTCCAAGCGGCGCGCGGCGAATTCATCATGCTTTGCGACGACGATGACTTAGTGTTGCCGTGCCATCTCGAGCGGATGGTCGCAGCGCTCGAGCATGCGGACTTCGCCTATGCCGATGCGGAAATTGTCCAGTATCGGGTGGAAAACGATCAGCGCGTCCCATCCGCCCGTTTTTTATTTGCCTATGAGTATGATTTGGAAGCGATGCGGACGTTTTCGACGTACGTCCCGTCTGGAAGCGTGTATCGAAAATCGCTCCATGACGAGATCGGCTGCTTTGACCCGTCTGTCCACCATTATTGGGATTGGGACTTCTTTTTGCGCGCGGCGGTCGTCTGTCGCGTCGCCCGTGTCGCGGCGGCGACGGTCTTGTATGCATTCAGCCCGGACGGCGACAACGTGTCGCGACAGGTAGGCGGCAAGCGGCGCCAATATTTGCGGCGGCTTTGCGAGAAGCATGGGCTCGGCGACTTGCCGGTGAAAAACTTTTGGCTCTTGCTTGACGAGCCGGAAGTCGCGAAGCGCCGGGCGGACACCGAAGTCATTTGGAACGGTCAGCCGATCGTGTCGCGGTTTTGGATGCAAAAAAAGGCAGGATGGCGTTGA
- a CDS encoding PTS sugar transporter subunit IIA, with amino-acid sequence MFKKWFGKQQPKEETITAPLDGTIVPLEDVPDPVFAQNMMGDGIAIDPADGDVVAPVDGEIVQLFPTKHAIGLRSEAGVELLIHVGIDTVSMNGEGFTAYVKAGDRVKRGDRLLSVDLPLVREKAKSAVTPIIITNGDALESLEKKAGTSAAKGETVLFHVKMK; translated from the coding sequence TTGTTCAAAAAATGGTTTGGCAAGCAGCAGCCGAAGGAAGAGACGATCACCGCGCCGCTTGACGGAACGATTGTGCCGCTTGAAGACGTGCCGGATCCGGTGTTTGCGCAAAACATGATGGGCGATGGCATCGCCATCGATCCGGCGGATGGGGATGTCGTCGCTCCGGTGGACGGGGAAATCGTCCAACTCTTTCCGACGAAGCATGCTATCGGCTTGCGTTCGGAAGCGGGTGTGGAGCTGCTCATCCATGTCGGCATCGACACCGTGTCGATGAACGGGGAAGGGTTTACCGCCTATGTCAAAGCCGGCGACCGAGTGAAACGGGGCGATCGGCTTCTTTCTGTCGACTTGCCGCTTGTGCGCGAGAAAGCGAAAAGCGCGGTGACGCCGATCATCATCACGAATGGTGATGCGCTTGAAAGTTTGGAGAAAAAAGCAGGGACATCGGCAGCAAAAGGTGAGACGGTCTTGTTTCATGTGAAAATGAAATAA
- a CDS encoding sucrose-specific PTS transporter subunit IIBC, whose protein sequence is MNYEHIAKQLIPLLGGKENVISATHCATRLRLVLKDEKKVDAKTIENIEGVKGAFSSSGQFQIIFGTGVVNKVYEAFAREAGIQQGDADAHQEAIKQKMNPLARFAKTLSNIFVPIIPAIVASGLLMGLLGMMKAFKWVAADSPLYILLDMFSSAAFIILPILIGFSAAKEFGGTPFLGAVMGGIMTHPALLNPWGLAEAKPNYMHFLGFDIAMVGYQGTVVPILLATYVMSKVERGLRKVVPHAVSLLVVPFVTVILTGFITILAIGPLGNLLGDGITTVLNFVYHYGGALAGLIFGGLYSMIVITGVHHSFHAIEANLLAKLGVNYLLPIWSMANVAQGGAGLAVFVKSKRTKTKEIALPAALSAFLGITEPVIFGVNLKYRKPFIAAVIGGALGGAYVVFTNVVANAYGLTGIPMIAIVAPEGLTNLMHYLIGFAIAVVSAFVATFLLKFREEEE, encoded by the coding sequence ATGAATTATGAACACATTGCTAAACAACTCATCCCGCTCCTTGGCGGGAAGGAAAACGTCATTAGCGCGACCCATTGCGCAACAAGGCTTCGGCTTGTTTTAAAGGACGAGAAAAAGGTTGATGCAAAAACCATTGAAAACATTGAAGGGGTTAAAGGGGCGTTTTCCAGCTCCGGACAGTTTCAAATTATTTTTGGCACCGGCGTGGTGAATAAAGTGTATGAAGCGTTTGCCCGGGAAGCAGGGATACAGCAAGGTGATGCTGATGCCCATCAAGAAGCCATCAAGCAAAAAATGAATCCGCTCGCCCGCTTTGCGAAGACGTTGTCAAACATTTTTGTCCCAATCATCCCAGCCATTGTCGCGAGCGGTTTGTTAATGGGTTTGCTTGGGATGATGAAGGCGTTCAAATGGGTGGCGGCAGACAGCCCGCTGTATATTTTGCTTGATATGTTTTCGAGTGCGGCGTTTATTATTTTGCCGATTTTAATCGGCTTTAGCGCGGCGAAAGAATTTGGCGGCACGCCGTTTTTAGGGGCGGTCATGGGCGGTATTATGACTCACCCGGCGCTATTAAACCCGTGGGGATTGGCCGAGGCCAAGCCAAACTATATGCATTTTCTTGGCTTTGATATCGCTATGGTCGGGTATCAAGGGACGGTCGTGCCGATTTTGCTGGCGACGTATGTGATGAGCAAAGTGGAGCGTGGATTGCGAAAAGTTGTTCCTCATGCGGTCAGTTTGCTTGTTGTTCCATTTGTGACCGTCATTTTGACGGGATTTATTACGATTTTGGCCATTGGTCCGCTCGGCAATTTGCTTGGCGATGGGATTACGACGGTGTTGAACTTTGTTTACCATTATGGCGGTGCGTTAGCTGGCCTTATCTTTGGTGGATTGTACTCGATGATCGTCATTACTGGTGTGCATCATAGCTTTCATGCCATTGAAGCGAACTTGTTGGCGAAACTTGGGGTCAACTATTTACTGCCAATTTGGTCGATGGCCAACGTCGCCCAAGGCGGCGCCGGTTTGGCTGTATTTGTCAAATCGAAGCGGACAAAAACAAAAGAGATTGCGTTGCCGGCGGCCTTGTCAGCTTTTTTAGGCATTACCGAGCCAGTCATTTTCGGGGTGAACTTAAAATACCGGAAGCCGTTTATCGCTGCGGTCATTGGCGGCGCGCTCGGCGGAGCGTACGTCGTATTTACGAATGTAGTAGCTAATGCCTACGGGTTGACCGGCATCCCGATGATCGCCATCGTTGCGCCGGAAGGGCTCACGAACTTAATGCACTACTTAATCGGTTTTGCCATTGCCGTCGTTTCAGCGTTTGTGGCGACATTCCTTCTAAAGTTCCGTGAAGAAGAAGAGTGA
- a CDS encoding FMN-dependent NADH-azoreductase, translating to MTKVLYITAHPHDDTQSYSMAVGKAFIETYKQVHPDHEVIHLDLYKEYIPEIDVDVFSGWGKLRSGKSFEELSDEEKAKVGRMNELCEQFISADKYVFVTPMWNFSFPPVLKAYIDAVAVAGKTFKYTEQGPIGLLTDKKALHIQARGGFYSEGPAAQMEMGHRYLSVIMQFFGVPSFEGLFVEGHAAMPEKAEEIKANAIARAKDLAHTF from the coding sequence ATGACGAAAGTATTGTACATCACCGCCCATCCTCACGACGACACGCAATCGTACAGCATGGCGGTTGGAAAGGCGTTCATTGAGACGTACAAACAAGTGCATCCGGACCATGAGGTGATCCATCTCGATTTATATAAAGAATACATTCCGGAAATCGATGTTGACGTATTCAGCGGTTGGGGCAAACTTCGCTCCGGGAAATCGTTTGAAGAGCTGTCTGATGAAGAAAAAGCGAAAGTCGGGCGGATGAACGAACTGTGCGAACAGTTTATTTCCGCCGATAAATATGTCTTTGTGACGCCAATGTGGAACTTTTCTTTCCCGCCCGTATTGAAAGCGTACATTGACGCCGTGGCGGTGGCCGGAAAAACGTTCAAGTATACAGAACAAGGGCCGATCGGGCTGCTCACCGATAAAAAAGCGCTCCATATTCAGGCGCGCGGCGGATTTTATTCGGAAGGCCCGGCGGCACAAATGGAGATGGGACATCGGTATTTAAGTGTCATTATGCAGTTTTTCGGCGTGCCGTCGTTTGAAGGACTGTTTGTCGAAGGGCATGCGGCGATGCCGGAAAAGGCGGAAGAAATAAAAGCGAACGCCATCGCCCGAGCGAAAGACTTGGCTCACACGTTCTAA
- a CDS encoding PRD domain-containing protein, with the protein MAFRIHKILNNNAVVVLDEGKEKIVMGPGIAFQKRKNDLIPPGRIEKIFVMEEENEKFQQLLRTLPEEHIDIAEEIISYAEGKLQAPLSDHIHIALTDHLSFAIERLKQGYRIQNKLLNEIKVLYKAEYEIGLWAKQLIKERLGIEIPDDEAAHIALHIHTAKLDAASMNKTMRETTLIHELVDLIQTELGILIDKESISYQRLLTHLRFALSRIENGEPIHSMDEEMLALIQTKYAKEWACTQKAATYAEKEYGIRFPEEELAYIVLHIQRLRKR; encoded by the coding sequence ATGGCGTTTCGCATCCATAAGATTTTAAACAACAACGCCGTTGTCGTGCTCGATGAAGGCAAAGAGAAAATTGTCATGGGCCCGGGGATTGCGTTTCAAAAGCGGAAAAACGATCTCATCCCCCCGGGCCGCATTGAGAAAATTTTCGTCATGGAAGAAGAAAATGAGAAGTTCCAGCAATTGCTTCGCACGTTGCCAGAAGAACATATCGATATTGCCGAAGAAATTATCAGCTATGCGGAAGGCAAACTGCAAGCACCGCTCAGCGACCATATTCATATTGCGCTGACTGATCATTTGTCGTTTGCCATCGAGCGGTTGAAGCAAGGTTACCGCATTCAAAACAAATTGCTCAATGAAATTAAAGTGCTATATAAGGCGGAGTATGAAATTGGGCTATGGGCGAAACAGTTGATCAAAGAGCGGCTTGGCATCGAGATTCCCGATGACGAGGCGGCCCATATCGCCCTTCATATTCATACGGCGAAACTCGATGCCGCCAGCATGAACAAAACGATGCGCGAGACGACGCTCATTCATGAACTCGTTGACCTTATCCAAACGGAGCTCGGCATATTGATCGATAAGGAAAGCATTTCATACCAGCGGCTGCTCACTCATTTGCGCTTTGCCTTAAGCCGCATCGAAAACGGGGAGCCGATTCATTCGATGGATGAGGAGATGCTTGCGCTCATTCAGACAAAATATGCAAAGGAATGGGCGTGTACACAAAAAGCGGCAACCTATGCAGAGAAGGAATATGGCATCCGTTTTCCGGAGGAGGAACTCGCCTATATCGTCCTCCATATCCAACGGTTGCGAAAGCGTTGA
- a CDS encoding MFS transporter translates to MNEPTISQRKLLSIAGLGWLFDAMDVGMLSFLMAALQKDWNLTAGQVGWIGSVNSIGMAVGALVFGLLADRIGRKNVFILTLLLFSVGSGLSALTTTLAAFLAFRFLIGMGLGGELPVASTLVSEAVPAKDRGRVVVLLESFWAGGWLLAALISYFVIPAYGWRTALWLAAIPALYAIYLRLRLPDSPRFAAAQKEETVWSNIVKVWSAPHRKETVMLWLLWFCVVFSYYGMFLWLPSVMVMKGFSLIKSFEYVLIMTLAQLPGYFSAAWLIERAGRKFVLVTYLLGTALSAYFFGTAESLVGLMASGIFLSFFNLGAWGALYAYTPEQYPTSIRATGAGMAAAFGRIGGIFGPLLVGSLVAQGVSVTAIFTLFCLSVLVAVLAVAVLGSETKQQELA, encoded by the coding sequence ATGAACGAACCGACGATTTCCCAGCGCAAGCTGTTAAGCATTGCCGGTCTCGGTTGGCTGTTTGACGCGATGGATGTCGGCATGTTGTCGTTTTTGATGGCCGCCTTGCAAAAAGATTGGAACTTGACGGCCGGGCAAGTCGGCTGGATCGGCAGCGTCAACTCGATCGGCATGGCGGTCGGGGCGCTCGTGTTCGGATTGCTTGCGGACCGGATCGGTCGAAAAAACGTCTTTATTTTGACGTTGTTATTGTTCTCGGTCGGCAGTGGGCTGTCGGCGCTCACGACGACGTTGGCGGCGTTTTTGGCGTTCCGCTTTTTGATCGGCATGGGGCTTGGCGGCGAGCTACCGGTCGCGTCAACGCTCGTTTCGGAGGCGGTGCCGGCTAAAGACCGCGGACGGGTTGTCGTGCTGCTCGAGAGCTTTTGGGCGGGCGGCTGGCTGTTGGCGGCGCTCATCTCGTATTTCGTCATACCGGCTTACGGCTGGCGGACGGCGTTATGGCTGGCGGCGATCCCGGCGCTGTATGCGATCTATTTGCGCCTCCGCCTGCCCGATTCGCCGCGGTTTGCGGCCGCGCAAAAAGAGGAGACGGTGTGGAGCAATATCGTCAAAGTATGGTCCGCTCCCCATCGGAAAGAGACGGTTATGCTTTGGTTGCTTTGGTTTTGCGTCGTCTTTTCGTATTACGGCATGTTTTTATGGCTGCCGAGCGTTATGGTGATGAAAGGGTTTAGTTTAATTAAAAGCTTTGAATATGTGCTCATCATGACGCTGGCGCAATTGCCCGGCTATTTCAGCGCCGCATGGCTGATCGAGCGGGCGGGGCGGAAATTTGTCTTGGTCACGTACTTGCTTGGCACAGCATTGAGCGCTTACTTTTTCGGCACGGCCGAGTCGCTCGTCGGGCTGATGGCATCCGGCATTTTCTTGTCGTTTTTCAACCTCGGCGCTTGGGGAGCGCTGTATGCGTATACGCCGGAGCAGTATCCGACGTCGATTCGTGCGACCGGCGCCGGCATGGCGGCGGCGTTTGGCCGCATCGGCGGCATTTTCGGCCCGCTGTTGGTCGGCTCGCTTGTCGCCCAAGGGGTGTCGGTGACGGCCATTTTCACGCTGTTTTGTCTATCGGTCCTTGTCGCCGTTTTGGCGGTCGCGGTGTTGGGCAGCGAGACGAAGCAGCAGGAGCTTGCATGA
- a CDS encoding glycine--tRNA ligase: MAVTMEEIVAHAKHRGFVFPGSEIYGGLANTWDYGPLGVELKNNIKRAWWKKFVQESPYNVGLDAAILMNPRTWEASGHLGNFNDPMVDCKQCKARHRADKLIEKALEEKGIEMIVDGLPLAKMDELIKEYDIACPECGSRDFTNVRQFNLMFKTYQGVTESSANEIYLRPETAQGIFVNFKNVQRTMRKKLPFGIAQIGKSFRNEITPGNFTFRTREFEQMELEFFCKPGEELQWLEYWKQFCKEWLLSLGMKEDNIRLRDHAKEELSHYSNATTDIEYHFPFGWGELWGIASRTDYDLKRHMEYSGEDFHYLDQETNERYIPYCIEPSLGADRVTLAFMIDAYDEEELEDGTTRTVMHLHPALAPYKAAVLPLSKKLADGARRIYEELAKHFMVDYDETGSIGKRYRRQDEIGTPFCITYDFESEQDGQVTVRDRDTMEQVRLPIGELKAFLDEKIAF; encoded by the coding sequence ATGGCTGTCACAATGGAAGAAATCGTCGCACATGCCAAGCATCGCGGCTTCGTTTTTCCGGGGTCGGAAATTTACGGAGGGCTGGCGAACACATGGGATTACGGCCCGCTTGGCGTTGAGCTGAAAAACAACATTAAACGGGCGTGGTGGAAAAAATTCGTTCAAGAGTCGCCGTACAACGTCGGGCTCGACGCCGCCATTTTAATGAACCCGAGAACGTGGGAAGCGTCCGGCCACTTAGGCAACTTCAACGATCCGATGGTCGACTGCAAACAGTGCAAAGCGCGTCATCGCGCCGATAAGTTGATTGAGAAGGCGCTCGAGGAAAAAGGGATCGAGATGATCGTCGACGGTTTGCCGCTTGCCAAGATGGATGAACTCATCAAGGAATACGACATCGCCTGTCCGGAATGCGGCAGCCGCGATTTCACGAACGTTCGCCAGTTCAACTTAATGTTCAAAACGTACCAAGGCGTCACCGAGTCGAGCGCCAACGAAATTTATTTGCGCCCAGAGACAGCGCAAGGCATTTTCGTCAACTTCAAAAACGTCCAGCGCACGATGCGCAAAAAATTGCCGTTTGGCATCGCGCAAATCGGCAAAAGTTTTCGCAATGAAATTACGCCGGGCAACTTTACGTTCCGCACGCGCGAATTTGAACAGATGGAGCTCGAGTTTTTCTGCAAACCGGGCGAAGAGCTGCAATGGCTTGAGTATTGGAAGCAGTTTTGCAAGGAGTGGCTGCTGTCGCTTGGCATGAAGGAGGACAACATCCGCCTGCGCGACCATGCGAAGGAAGAATTGTCCCACTACAGCAACGCCACGACTGACATCGAGTACCATTTCCCGTTCGGCTGGGGCGAGCTGTGGGGCATCGCGTCGCGCACGGATTACGACTTAAAGCGGCATATGGAATACTCGGGCGAGGACTTCCATTATCTCGACCAAGAAACGAATGAACGCTACATCCCGTACTGCATTGAGCCGTCGCTTGGCGCTGACCGCGTCACGTTGGCGTTTATGATCGACGCCTATGACGAAGAAGAGCTGGAAGACGGCACGACCCGGACGGTGATGCATTTGCATCCGGCGCTTGCACCGTACAAAGCGGCTGTCTTGCCGTTGTCGAAAAAGCTCGCTGATGGGGCGCGCCGCATTTACGAAGAGCTGGCGAAACATTTCATGGTCGACTATGATGAAACCGGCTCGATCGGCAAGCGGTATCGCCGCCAAGATGAAATCGGCACGCCGTTTTGCATCACATACGATTTCGAGTCTGAACAAGACGGCCAAGTGACCGTGCGCGACCGCGACACGATGGAACAAGTGCGGTTGCCGATTGGGGAGCTCAAAGCCTTTTTGGATGAAAAAATCGCTTTTTGA